The following proteins are encoded in a genomic region of Benincasa hispida cultivar B227 unplaced genomic scaffold, ASM972705v1 Contig245, whole genome shotgun sequence:
- the LOC120069112 gene encoding spermatogenesis-associated protein 20, which translates to MLRILSLRRFLRHCNPSDSSPKSPSLPFPRFPFPSSPFSFRLSTPIYPHKLLAMAAQSSGGSAHPHNYTNHLATEHSPYLLQHAHNPVNWYPWGEEAFAEAQKRNVPIFLSIGYSTCHWCHVMEVESFENEEVAKLLNDWFISIKVDREERPDVDKVYMTYVQALYSGGGWPLSVFLSPDLKPLMGGTYFPPDDKYGRPGFKTVLRKVKEAWDNKRDVLVKSGTFAIEQLSEALSATASSNKLPEELPQNALRLCAVQLSQSYDPNFGGFGSSPKFPRPVEVQLMLYYAKKLEESGKSDEAEESLNMVTFGLQCMARGGIHDHVGGGFHRYSVDECWHVPHFEKMLYDQGQITNVYLDAFSITKDASYSCVSRDVLDYLRRNMIGPQGEIFSAEDADSAESEGATRKKEGAFYVWTSKELDDILGEHADFFRDHYYIKPSGNCDLSRLSDPHGEFKGKNVLIEMKSVSEMASKHGMPVEKYLEILGECRQKLFKVREHRPKPHLDDKVIVSWNGLTISSFARASKILGNEKEGTRFYFPVVGCDAKEYFEVAEKAALFIRTKLYDEQTHRLQHSFRNGPSKAPGFLDDYAFLIGGLLDLYEYGGGLNWLVWAIELQATQDELFLDREGGGYYNTTGEDASVLLRVKEDHDGAEPSGNSVSAINLIRLSSLVSGSRSNHYRQNAEHLLAVFEKRLKDMAVAVPLMCCAADMFSIPSRKQVVLVGHKNSAQFETILAAAHASYDPNRTVIHIDPTDDTELQFWEGNNRNVAVMAKNNFAADKVVALICQNFTCKAPITDPGSLEAMLAQKPS; encoded by the exons ATGCTCAGAATTCTTTCCCTCCGCCGCTTCCTCCGCCACTGCAACCCCTCCGATTCCTCTCCAAAGTCACCCTCACTTCCATTCCCACGCTTTCCCTTTCCTTCTTCGCCTTTTTCATTCCGTTTATCTACACCCATTTACCCTCACAAGCTCCTCGCCATGGCTGCACAGTCCTCCGGTGGTAGCGCTCACCCTCACAACTACACCAACCACCTTGCCACTGAGCACAGTCCTTATCTCTTGCAGCATGCCCATAATCCG GTTAATTGGTATCCGTGGGGAGAGGAAGCATTTGCGGAAGCTCAGAAGAGAAACGTGCCTATCTTCTTATCTA TTGGATACAGCACCTGCCATTG GTGTCATGTTATGGAAGTTGAATCGTTTGAGAATGAAGAGGTAGCCAAACTGTTAAATGATTGGTTTATCAGTATCAAG GTTGATCGTGAGGAGCGACCAGATGTTGATAAG GTGTACATGACATATGTTCAGGCTCTTTATAGTGGTGGGGGTTGGCCGCTCAGTGTCTTTCTCTCTCCTGATTTGAAACCTTTGATGGGTGGGACTTACTTTCCACCTGATGATAAATACGGGAGACCTGGATTTAAGACCGTCCTTAG gaAAGTGAAGGAAGCATGGGATAATAAAAGAGATGTTCTTGTCAAGAGTGGAACTTTTGCTATTGAACAACTTTCTGAGGCCTTGTCTGCTACTGCAAGTTCTAATAAATTGCCAGAAGAACTCCCACAAAATGCACTACGTTTATGTGCTGTGCAA CTTTCTCAAAGCTATGATCCAAATTTCGGTGGATTTGGTTCATCTCCTAAATTTCCGAGACCAGTTGAGGTTCAACTTATGCTTTATTATGCCAAAAAATTGGAAGAATCTGGGAAGTCAGATGAAGCAGAGGAAAGCCTGAATATGGTCACTTTTGGTCTCCAATGTATGGCAAGAGGGGGTATTCATGACCATGTTGGAGGTGGCTTTCACAGATATAGTGTGGATGAGTGCTGGCATG TTCCCCACTTTGAGAAGATGCTTTATGATCAAGGACAGATTACAAATGTTTATCTGGATGCTTTTTCGATAACCAAGGATGCCTCTTATTCATGTGTATCTCGTGATGTTCTTGATTATCTGCGGAGAAACATGATTGGACCCCAAGGCGAAATATTTTCTGCAGAGGATGCTGATAGTGCTGAATCTGAAGGAGctacaagaaaaaaagaaggggCCTTCTATGTGTGGACAAGTAAAGAG CTCGATGACATACTTGGTGAGCATGCAGATTTCTTCAGGGATCATTATTACATAAAGCCTTCAGGAAATTGTGATCTTTCCAGATTGAGTGATCCTCATGGTGAATTCAAAGGAAAGAATGTTCTTATTGAGATGAAAAGTGTATCTGAGATGGCATCAAAACATGGCATGCCTGTTGAAAAATATCTTGAGATTTTGGGGGAATGTAGGCAAAAGCTTTTTAAAGTAAGAGAGCATCGACCAAAGCCACATCTGGATGATAAG GTAATTGTTTCATGGAATGGGCTGACAATCTCATCGTTTGCAAGAGCCTCAAAGATTCTCGGGAATGAAAAGGAGGGCACAAGATTCTACTTTCCAGTTGTTGGCTGCGAT GCAAAAGAGTACTTTGAGGTTGCGGAGAAAGCTGCTCTTTTTATTAGGACAAAGCTTTACGATGAACAAACGCATCGGTTACAACATAGTTTCAGGAATGGGCCATCCAAAGCTCCTGGATTTCTTGACGACTATGCATTTCTAATTGGAGGGTTACTTGATCTCTATGAATATGGTGGTGGACTGAATTGGTTAGTCTGGGCAATAGAACTTCAAGCCACCCAG GATGAGCTGTTTCTTGATAGAGAGGGTGGAGGGTACTACAATACTACTGGTGAAGACGCATCTGTTCTTCTACGGGTGAAGGAAGATCATGATGGGGCTGAGCCATCTGGGAACTCGGTTTCAGCTATCAATCTTATCAGGTTATCCTCACTGGTTTCTGGAAGTAGGTCCAACCATTACAGACAGAACGCTGAGCATCTTCTG GCCGTTTTCGAGAAAAGATTAAAGGACATGGCTGTGGCTGTACCTTTGATGTGTTGTGCAGCTGACATGTTTTCAATTCCATCTAGAAAGCAAGTTGTCTTGGTCGGCCATAAGAATTCGGCACAGTTTGAAACTATCCTCGCTGCAGCTCATGCTTCATATGATCCCAATAGAACT GTTATTCACATCGATCCAACAGACGACACGGAACTACAATTTTGGGAAGGAAACAATAGGAACGTTGCTGTTATGGCGAAGAACAATTTTGCTGCAGATAAGGTAGTGGCTTTGATTTGCCAAAACTTCACTTGTAAAGCCCCCATAACTGACCCTGGATCTCTAGAGGCCATGCTTGCACAGAAACCTTCCTGA